A single genomic interval of Cervus elaphus chromosome 19, mCerEla1.1, whole genome shotgun sequence harbors:
- the ARL14 gene encoding ADP-ribosylation factor-like protein 14 — MQDLERKHWLWPLAKVFKEKFKKPKMGLLNSKKPKAKQARILLLGLESAGKSTLLYKLKLDTDIVTMPTVGFNVEMLELAKGVSLTVWDIGGQEKMRTMWDLYCENTDGLVYVVDSTDTQRLEDSRQAFEHILKNEHIKNVPVVLLANKQDVPGALSAKDITRMFKVKQLCSDRNWYVQPCCAVTGDGLMEGFQKLTGFLKSRMKSRGDALAFFKQH; from the coding sequence ATGCAAGACCTGGAAAGGAAACACTGGCTCTGGCCATTAGCAAAggtctttaaagaaaaatttaaaaagcctaAAATGGGTCTGTTGAATTCTAAAAAGCCCAAAGCCAAGCAAGCCCGAATTCTGCTTCTGGGACTTGAGTCTGCTGGGAAGTCTACGCTCCTTTACAAATTGAAGCTTGATACGGATATTGTGACTATGCCAACAGTAGGTTTCAACGTGGAGATGCTTGAGTTGGCAAAGGGTGTCTCGCTCACCGTCTGGGACATTGGAGGACAAGAGAAGATGAGAACCATGTGGGACCTCTACTGTGAAAACACTGATGGGCTAGTGTATGTTGTGGACAGTACGGACACACAGCGGCTGGAAGACTCCAGGCAAGCGTTTGAGCACATCTTGAAGAATGAGCACATTAAAAACGTGCCTGTGGTCTTGTTAGCCAACAAACAAGATGTGCCTGGAGCTCTAAGTGCCAAGGACATCACCAGGATGTTCAAAGTGAAGCAACTCTGCAGCGACCGGAACTGGTACGTGCAGCCCTGCTGTGCCGTCACTGGGGACGGGCTAATGGAGGGGTTCCAGAAGTTAACTGGATTTTTGAAAAGTCGCATGAAATCAAGAGGAGATGCTTTAGCATTTTTCAAGCAGCACTGA